In Pedobacter sp. W3I1, one DNA window encodes the following:
- a CDS encoding nucleotide sugar dehydrogenase, giving the protein MNTEKQIAIIGLGYVGLPLAIEFAKQYKVIGFDTNEERVAELNQLKDRTNEANLADLQAVLSGSETCLTLSANLADLAACSIYIVTVPTPIDQLKRPDLQPLLAASKMLGIVLKVGDIVIYESTVYPGCTEEDCVPVLEKISGLKYNIDFFCGYSPERINPGDKINTLTKIKKVTSGSNPSIALEIDRLYASIITAGTHLAPSIKVAEASKAIENAQRDVNISFVNELALIFDRMGIDTADVLAAAATKWNFLNYKPGLVGGHCIGVDPYYLAHKSEALGYKPEVILSGRRVNDNMGMFVANKVIKMLVAKDKVINGAKALILGFAFKENCPDTRNTRVIDIYKELKAFSMDVDVYDPWANTDEVKAEYGIEMIDDDHFKHYDAVILAVAHQQFLDIDYRSIKEKGTLIFDTKSFIDRNLVDARL; this is encoded by the coding sequence ATGAATACAGAAAAGCAGATTGCCATTATCGGTTTAGGTTATGTTGGACTACCACTGGCTATCGAATTTGCTAAGCAATATAAAGTAATTGGTTTTGATACGAATGAGGAGCGGGTAGCGGAATTAAACCAGTTAAAGGATCGAACAAATGAAGCCAATCTGGCCGATTTGCAAGCTGTACTTTCTGGATCTGAAACATGCTTAACCCTGAGTGCTAATCTGGCCGATCTGGCTGCTTGCAGCATCTACATTGTAACCGTCCCTACACCTATCGACCAGCTCAAACGGCCAGATCTTCAGCCTTTGCTTGCGGCCAGTAAAATGTTGGGTATTGTGCTTAAAGTTGGTGATATCGTGATTTATGAATCAACTGTTTACCCTGGCTGTACCGAAGAAGATTGCGTGCCTGTTTTAGAAAAAATTTCAGGATTAAAATATAACATCGATTTTTTCTGTGGCTATTCCCCAGAACGGATCAACCCAGGCGATAAAATTAATACCCTTACCAAAATCAAAAAGGTAACCTCAGGTTCTAACCCTTCAATAGCCTTGGAGATAGACCGACTTTACGCCTCTATCATCACGGCTGGAACACATCTTGCACCCAGCATAAAAGTAGCAGAAGCCTCAAAAGCAATAGAAAATGCGCAACGGGATGTGAATATTTCTTTTGTAAACGAACTGGCTCTAATCTTTGATCGGATGGGCATTGATACCGCAGATGTGTTGGCTGCAGCTGCAACCAAATGGAATTTCCTCAATTACAAACCCGGTTTGGTTGGTGGCCATTGTATCGGAGTAGATCCTTATTATTTAGCGCATAAATCGGAAGCGCTGGGTTATAAACCTGAAGTGATTTTATCAGGCAGGCGGGTGAATGATAACATGGGGATGTTTGTAGCCAATAAGGTGATTAAGATGCTAGTGGCCAAAGATAAAGTGATCAATGGCGCTAAAGCCCTAATCTTAGGTTTCGCTTTCAAAGAAAATTGTCCTGATACGCGTAATACCCGGGTAATTGACATTTATAAAGAACTAAAAGCTTTTAGCATGGATGTTGATGTATATGATCCATGGGCTAATACCGATGAAGTGAAAGCTGAGTATGGCATCGAAATGATTGATGATGATCATTTTAAACATTATGATGCTGTTATCCTCGCTGTGGCGCACCAGCAGTTTTTAGACATTGATTATCGCAGTATTAAAGAAAAAGGGACACTCATTTTTGATACCAAATCTTTTATCGATAGAAATTTGGTGGATGCCAGGTTATAG
- a CDS encoding tyrosine-protein phosphatase, with product MLSFFSKKNKVTDISWLGVDIHSHILPGIDDGSPDLATSLRFVKSLQELGFDQLIATPHIYKELYPNTKETIVSAKDLLQQEMDKANVSLKLSAGAEYMVDQDFKMDGPLCTLDQKHLLIEMSYLSESPGISQTIFDIEIKGYQPILAHPERYTFYFRDKSRLKRFKEKGCLFQLNLLSILGYYGKDVKQLAEALLKDKMYDLAGTDMHHDKHLSVLTDGIQSGRLYDLLGRYGFKNQEIFGSILV from the coding sequence ATGTTAAGTTTTTTTTCGAAAAAGAATAAAGTAACTGATATCTCCTGGCTAGGCGTTGATATTCATTCACATATCCTTCCCGGTATCGATGATGGTTCTCCAGATCTGGCTACTTCTTTGCGTTTTGTTAAATCATTACAGGAACTGGGGTTTGATCAATTGATTGCTACACCACATATCTATAAAGAATTGTACCCAAATACAAAGGAAACAATCGTTAGTGCAAAAGATTTACTACAACAAGAAATGGATAAAGCTAATGTTTCTTTGAAATTAAGTGCTGGTGCAGAGTATATGGTTGATCAGGATTTTAAAATGGATGGCCCATTATGTACTTTAGATCAGAAACATTTATTGATCGAGATGTCGTATTTGTCTGAAAGTCCAGGGATTAGTCAGACCATTTTCGACATAGAAATAAAGGGATATCAGCCTATACTCGCTCATCCAGAACGCTATACTTTTTATTTTAGAGACAAAAGCCGCTTAAAAAGATTTAAAGAAAAAGGATGTCTTTTTCAATTAAACCTGTTGTCCATATTGGGTTATTATGGGAAAGATGTTAAACAATTAGCTGAAGCTTTATTGAAGGATAAGATGTATGATCTTGCTGGTACAGACATGCATCATGATAAGCATTTGAGTGTTCTTACTGACGGTATTCAGTCGGGGCGACTATATGACTTATTGGGGCGATATGGTTTTAAAAATCAGGAGATTTTTGGTTCAATTTTAGTTTGA
- a CDS encoding polysaccharide biosynthesis/export family protein produces MNKKYNVIRGLSLVMILFSTVLVSSCVSSKKIAYFQDIQAVNQAKLDNAAAFVEPTIQPDDILSVNIFTLNPQSGAIVNQAANTPTLGGNSNSSLSTQSTGFLVDKNGEIELSLIGKLKVAGLTTYQARELIRDKAAEVYKQPNVQLRFANFKVSVLGEVNAPSAYTLPNEKVSILDALSLAGDLTIYGKRDNVLIVRDNNGKKEFARLNLNSSDIFNSPFYYLKQNDVVYVEPNKRKVSASNSAQIQTIGVLASVVSVIVLAISSFK; encoded by the coding sequence ATGAATAAAAAATATAATGTGATTAGAGGACTAAGTCTTGTAATGATACTTTTTAGTACAGTCCTTGTATCTTCTTGTGTTAGTAGTAAAAAAATCGCCTATTTTCAAGATATTCAAGCTGTTAATCAGGCGAAGTTAGATAATGCAGCGGCATTTGTTGAGCCCACAATACAGCCAGACGATATCCTCAGCGTTAATATATTTACACTTAACCCCCAAAGTGGCGCAATTGTAAATCAAGCGGCCAATACGCCAACCTTGGGCGGTAATTCTAATAGCAGCCTTTCTACTCAGAGTACTGGATTTTTAGTAGATAAGAATGGGGAAATTGAGTTGTCCCTTATAGGAAAACTTAAAGTCGCTGGCTTAACTACTTATCAGGCAAGAGAACTGATTAGAGATAAAGCTGCTGAAGTTTATAAACAACCAAATGTTCAACTAAGGTTTGCTAATTTTAAAGTTAGCGTGTTAGGAGAAGTAAATGCTCCTTCAGCTTATACATTGCCAAATGAGAAAGTCAGTATTTTGGATGCATTGAGCTTGGCTGGGGATCTGACCATTTATGGAAAACGTGATAATGTATTAATTGTTCGGGATAATAATGGTAAGAAGGAATTTGCGAGGTTAAACCTCAATTCCTCAGATATTTTTAATAGTCCATTTTATTATTTAAAACAAAATGATGTTGTTTATGTCGAGCCAAATAAGCGAAAAGTATCTGCATCAAATTCAGCTCAAATTCAAACAATAGGGGTTTTGGCATCTGTTGTTTCTGTAATCGTTTTGGCAATATCAAGTTTTAAATAG
- a CDS encoding Wzz/FepE/Etk N-terminal domain-containing protein, with amino-acid sequence MSNLSERIMTHDVEEDESINLKEIFNKLLDKWAWFVCSILLCLIIAFIYTRYTPPVYQINAKLLVNDDDKGGSLGKQAGALMDLGGLMGAKNSVDNEVEILKTRFLMEQVVRKMQLNITYSRKTDFVSRELYNAPFKINILKGIDTIKATKLDVVKLASNKLRVSTRDFEKTIKWNEEFAVNGIGIINIEPTPFGMEENKEYFTLINSIDERVAALMNQLSVGVSNKQVSIIDLGLSYALTPKR; translated from the coding sequence ATGAGTAATTTATCTGAAAGAATTATGACGCACGATGTGGAGGAGGATGAAAGTATAAATTTAAAAGAAATCTTTAATAAGCTATTGGATAAATGGGCTTGGTTTGTCTGCAGTATTTTGTTATGTTTAATCATAGCATTTATATACACACGTTATACACCACCGGTTTATCAGATCAATGCAAAACTGCTTGTGAATGACGATGATAAAGGCGGAAGTTTAGGTAAGCAGGCCGGCGCTTTAATGGACTTAGGAGGATTGATGGGAGCTAAAAATTCTGTTGACAATGAAGTTGAAATCTTGAAAACCAGGTTTTTAATGGAACAGGTTGTCCGTAAAATGCAACTAAATATTACATATTCAAGAAAAACTGATTTTGTCAGTCGGGAATTATATAATGCTCCTTTTAAGATTAACATTTTAAAGGGTATCGATACGATAAAGGCCACTAAATTAGATGTTGTAAAGTTAGCAAGCAACAAGCTTAGGGTTAGTACAAGGGATTTTGAAAAAACAATAAAATGGAATGAGGAGTTTGCTGTAAACGGGATTGGAATTATCAACATAGAGCCAACTCCTTTTGGCATGGAAGAGAATAAGGAATATTTTACATTAATAAATTCGATTGATGAAAGAGTAGCCGCATTGATGAATCAGCTATCTGTTGGAGTGTCAAATAAACAAGTTAGTATAATTGATTTAGGCCTTTCATATGCTCTAACCCCAAAAAGGTGA
- a CDS encoding tyrosine-protein kinase family protein, whose amino-acid sequence MSDKNAIADSTYKFIKERLNVIATELGDVENQEEDFKQQNRLADMSEQGKLLVQNTGEFSGELAKAETQVTILTDLENYIKDETKNKRVFPASLLPSDMVFSGLMNQYNALLIERDRQLLSVTEESPFIQNIDTQILGLRKGILANIQSTKNSYVQTRNKLRNQLSKAEGQISGVPKVEKNYLKLARNKGIKQELYIFLMQKAEETAISKTSNISVAKTIDPPKSQVIPISPKKRIVYLAGLIAGFIFPIGLIFAQGLFNTTISTKEDILSLTRVPVVGEISHNTSADNLIVANHSRSAISEQFRALRTNLSFYLKSKNEKVILLTSSMSGEGKSFTAINLGNILALAGKKVLLMELDLRKPGLSAKLDVRNDIGFSNYTISPGLKLDDIVKPLSINKNMFIISSGPLPPNPAETLMSEHTSVLIAKLKEEFDYIIMDAPPIGIITDAQLLANYADVTLYLVRQKVTQKQQLSIVDHLYRTGKMKNIGIVVNDILSKYYGYGYGYGTYGNVDEQSKLKKLLSKFKSS is encoded by the coding sequence TTGAGTGATAAGAATGCGATAGCAGATAGTACATACAAATTTATTAAAGAGCGATTAAATGTAATAGCTACCGAACTTGGTGATGTAGAAAATCAAGAGGAAGATTTTAAACAACAAAATAGACTTGCCGATATGAGCGAACAAGGGAAATTGTTAGTTCAGAACACTGGCGAATTTAGCGGCGAATTGGCAAAGGCCGAAACCCAGGTAACCATACTAACTGATTTAGAAAACTATATTAAGGATGAAACAAAAAATAAAAGGGTTTTTCCTGCTTCATTACTGCCATCGGATATGGTTTTCTCTGGATTAATGAATCAATATAATGCCTTGCTCATTGAGAGAGACAGACAATTACTTAGTGTCACAGAAGAGAGTCCCTTCATCCAAAATATAGACACTCAGATTTTAGGATTGAGGAAAGGGATTTTGGCAAATATACAAAGCACTAAAAATAGTTATGTGCAAACCCGAAATAAGCTTAGAAATCAATTGAGTAAAGCTGAGGGACAAATTTCGGGGGTTCCTAAGGTAGAAAAAAATTATTTAAAATTAGCTAGAAATAAAGGAATTAAGCAAGAGCTTTACATTTTTTTAATGCAGAAAGCAGAAGAAACCGCAATATCAAAAACCTCTAATATATCTGTTGCAAAAACGATAGATCCGCCAAAATCTCAAGTAATCCCAATCAGCCCTAAAAAGAGGATAGTATATCTGGCTGGATTGATCGCCGGTTTTATTTTTCCGATTGGTTTAATTTTTGCGCAAGGATTATTCAATACCACCATTTCAACAAAAGAAGATATTTTATCATTAACAAGGGTTCCTGTTGTAGGCGAAATTAGTCATAATACTAGCGCTGACAATCTAATCGTTGCCAATCATAGTCGATCAGCTATATCAGAACAATTTCGGGCTTTGAGAACTAACTTATCTTTTTATTTAAAGAGTAAAAATGAAAAGGTTATTCTTTTAACATCCAGTATGAGCGGAGAAGGAAAATCATTTACAGCTATTAATTTAGGAAATATTTTGGCACTCGCGGGAAAAAAAGTTCTGCTAATGGAATTGGATCTGAGAAAACCCGGACTTTCTGCCAAATTGGATGTTAGGAACGATATTGGTTTTAGCAATTATACCATTAGCCCCGGACTCAAGCTTGATGATATAGTTAAGCCATTATCTATTAATAAGAATATGTTTATTATATCTTCTGGACCTTTGCCACCAAATCCAGCTGAAACTTTGATGAGCGAACATACCTCTGTGTTAATCGCAAAGCTTAAAGAGGAGTTTGACTATATTATTATGGATGCTCCGCCAATTGGAATTATCACCGATGCACAATTGCTAGCAAACTACGCAGATGTTACCCTATATTTGGTTAGGCAAAAAGTAACACAAAAGCAACAATTGTCTATTGTTGATCATTTATATCGAACAGGTAAAATGAAAAATATCGGAATTGTTGTAAATGATATATTAAGTAAATATTACGGTTATGGGTATGGATATGGAACCTATGGTAATGTAGATGAACAGAGTAAATTAAAAAAGTTATTGAGTAAATTTAAGTCAAGCTAA
- the gmd gene encoding GDP-mannose 4,6-dehydratase, which produces MKVALITGITGQDGTYLAELLLEKGYMVHGIKRRSSLFNTDRIDHLYQDPHDDNVTFKLHYGDLTDSTNLIRLVQEIQPDEIYNLGAMSHVKVSFDSPEYVANVDGIGTLRILEAVRILGLEKKTRVYQASTSELYGGMPENKNDKGFYDENSPFYPRSPYGVAKIYGFWITKNYREAYGMFACNGILFNHESPLRGETFVTRKITRAVAKIAQGLQKKLFLGNLDAERDWGHAKDYVEAMWRILQQDVAEDYVIATGVTTRVREFVRMAFAEVGITIDFKGEGVDEKGYVSACSNPEFQVAIGTEVVGVDPSYFRPTEVDLLIGDPTKSKTKLGWEPKYDLAALVKEMVTADVDHFRKESLLKSHGYTIKNQYE; this is translated from the coding sequence ATGAAAGTTGCATTAATTACAGGAATCACAGGTCAAGATGGTACATATCTTGCAGAATTGTTACTTGAAAAGGGCTATATGGTTCATGGTATTAAAAGAAGAAGTTCTTTGTTTAATACAGATCGGATTGATCATTTATATCAAGATCCACACGACGATAATGTTACATTTAAGCTTCATTACGGAGATTTAACCGACTCAACGAATTTAATCAGACTTGTTCAGGAGATACAACCAGATGAAATTTATAATTTAGGTGCAATGAGTCATGTAAAAGTATCCTTTGATTCACCTGAATATGTAGCTAATGTAGATGGAATCGGAACTTTGCGGATATTGGAGGCAGTGAGAATCTTAGGCTTGGAAAAAAAGACCAGGGTTTATCAGGCATCTACATCTGAATTATATGGGGGTATGCCAGAAAATAAAAATGATAAAGGATTTTATGATGAAAATTCACCTTTTTATCCACGTTCACCATATGGTGTAGCAAAGATTTATGGTTTTTGGATTACTAAGAACTATCGTGAAGCTTATGGCATGTTTGCTTGTAATGGCATATTATTTAATCATGAAAGCCCATTAAGAGGCGAGACTTTTGTAACCCGTAAGATCACTCGGGCGGTGGCTAAAATAGCTCAGGGTCTACAGAAAAAATTATTTTTAGGAAATCTTGATGCCGAACGTGATTGGGGACATGCTAAAGACTATGTAGAAGCGATGTGGCGGATCCTGCAACAAGATGTGGCAGAAGATTACGTGATTGCTACGGGTGTTACTACACGTGTTAGAGAATTTGTACGTATGGCATTTGCAGAAGTGGGTATTACTATCGATTTTAAGGGTGAGGGTGTTGACGAAAAAGGATATGTAAGTGCTTGTTCAAATCCAGAATTTCAAGTAGCTATTGGTACTGAGGTAGTTGGCGTCGATCCTTCTTATTTCCGTCCGACAGAGGTAGATTTGTTGATCGGAGACCCAACCAAATCGAAAACAAAATTAGGCTGGGAACCTAAATATGACTTAGCTGCATTAGTGAAAGAAATGGTTACCGCTGATGTGGATCATTTTAGGAAGGAATCTTTACTGAAATCACACGGTTATACCATTAAAAATCAGTACGAGTAA
- a CDS encoding GDP-L-fucose synthase: protein MSDLYLQDKSAAIYIAGHKGMVGSAIKRKLEAEGFKNILLADSKSLDLRNQQSVFNWFELNKPEYVFLAAAKVGGIVANNTYRGEFLYDNLMIQSNIIEASRRNDVKKLMFLGSSCIYPKMAPQPLKEEYLLTGELEQTNEPYAIAKIAGIKMCDAYRDQYGCNYISVMPTNLYGLNDNYHPQNSHVLPALIRRFHEAKEQNLPTVTIWGTGTPKREFLFADDLADACYFLMQNYNEKGLVNVGCGEDLSIADLAEAVKQVVGFEGEISFDLSKPDGTPRKLMNVDKLSDLGWKYTVNLTEGLKMAYTDFKNKTLS, encoded by the coding sequence ATGTCGGATTTGTATCTTCAAGATAAATCAGCTGCAATATATATCGCCGGGCATAAAGGAATGGTTGGTTCTGCCATTAAGCGTAAACTTGAGGCTGAGGGCTTTAAAAATATACTTTTGGCTGATTCTAAATCTTTAGATTTAAGAAATCAACAATCAGTTTTCAACTGGTTTGAGCTGAATAAACCTGAATATGTTTTTTTAGCAGCAGCAAAAGTAGGCGGCATCGTTGCAAATAATACCTACCGAGGTGAATTCTTGTATGATAATTTGATGATTCAAAGCAATATCATAGAGGCATCCAGGCGAAATGATGTTAAGAAATTAATGTTTTTAGGTTCTTCCTGTATTTATCCTAAAATGGCTCCGCAACCATTGAAAGAAGAATATTTATTAACTGGTGAGTTAGAACAAACGAATGAACCTTATGCAATAGCAAAAATTGCGGGCATAAAAATGTGTGACGCCTACAGGGATCAATATGGTTGCAATTATATTTCGGTGATGCCGACCAATCTTTATGGCTTAAACGACAATTATCACCCACAAAATTCACACGTATTGCCAGCCTTGATTAGAAGATTTCACGAGGCAAAAGAACAAAATTTGCCAACTGTAACCATTTGGGGTACAGGTACCCCGAAACGAGAGTTTTTGTTTGCCGATGATTTAGCCGATGCCTGTTATTTCTTGATGCAAAATTATAACGAAAAAGGCTTGGTAAATGTAGGTTGCGGGGAAGATTTAAGTATTGCTGATTTAGCTGAAGCGGTAAAACAGGTGGTTGGATTTGAAGGGGAAATTAGTTTCGATCTTTCTAAACCAGATGGAACACCTCGCAAATTAATGAATGTAGATAAGTTATCCGATTTGGGCTGGAAATATACCGTAAACCTAACAGAAGGTTTAAAAATGGCATATACTGATTTTAAGAATAAAACATTATCATAA
- a CDS encoding ferredoxin--NADP reductase — MNYTLKVAEIRQETEDTVTLCFKQPGLKKVKYEAGQYLTLIFRINGRRYIRPYSFSSCPGVDSFLEVTVKRVENGLVSNHINDMVQVGDTIEVMPPMGDFIYDTGQDFEDIYFWGVGSGITPLISIIKYILSTTTAVKVHLNYGNKNHETTIFKNQIELLKTQHADRFIVRHFHTKLFVDEANPHLIQGRIDQAKALQILDESSDAKKCAHYICGPAGLKESVKSAILNKFGSLENVYSEDFELVKDPKDLIDVHTQHVLLNFNGKGYHLEVAKGKSILEAALNADIELPYSCQTGNCSTCKGKLLDGKAKMIGLNKKREDLAIDEFLLCCAHPLTENVHIEILS; from the coding sequence ATGAATTATACTTTAAAGGTTGCGGAGATTAGGCAGGAAACTGAGGATACAGTTACTTTGTGTTTTAAGCAACCTGGATTAAAAAAGGTTAAATATGAGGCTGGTCAATATCTTACCTTAATCTTCAGAATTAATGGCAGGCGTTATATCCGTCCTTATTCATTCTCATCCTGTCCAGGTGTTGATTCTTTTTTAGAAGTTACTGTTAAACGTGTAGAGAATGGCCTTGTTTCCAATCACATTAATGATATGGTACAAGTTGGTGATACTATTGAAGTAATGCCACCAATGGGCGATTTTATTTATGATACAGGGCAAGATTTTGAAGATATATATTTCTGGGGAGTAGGTAGTGGGATTACACCTTTAATTTCTATTATTAAGTATATATTATCAACTACGACAGCCGTAAAGGTTCATTTGAATTATGGAAATAAAAACCATGAAACCACTATTTTTAAGAATCAAATTGAACTATTAAAAACACAGCATGCTGACCGCTTTATCGTACGTCATTTTCATACCAAATTATTTGTGGACGAAGCTAATCCACATTTAATTCAGGGAAGAATTGATCAAGCTAAGGCTTTACAGATTCTGGATGAAAGTTCTGATGCGAAAAAATGTGCTCATTATATCTGTGGGCCTGCTGGTTTAAAAGAATCTGTGAAAAGTGCCATTCTAAATAAATTTGGGTCTTTGGAAAATGTATATTCTGAAGATTTTGAACTGGTGAAAGATCCAAAGGATTTGATTGATGTTCATACTCAACATGTGCTCTTAAATTTTAATGGAAAGGGCTATCATCTCGAAGTAGCAAAGGGGAAAAGTATTTTAGAAGCGGCTTTAAATGCTGATATTGAATTGCCTTACTCGTGCCAAACTGGGAATTGTAGTACCTGCAAAGGAAAATTGCTAGATGGAAAGGCTAAAATGATAGGGTTAAATAAAAAAAGAGAGGATTTGGCAATAGATGAGTTTTTACTTTGTTGTGCCCATCCCTTAACAGAAAACGTACATATAGAAATATTAAGTTAA
- the rfbF gene encoding glucose-1-phosphate cytidylyltransferase encodes MKVVILAGGLGTRLMEETEARPKPMVEIGGKPILWHIMKIYEAYGYNDFVLCLGYKAQSIKEYFLNYYLYNSDVSIDIEKNKVDVHFSNSESFKVTLVDTGLTTNTAGRIKKIQKYVDGETFMLTYGDGVADININALVEFHNSHDKLATLTSIQTPGRFGNIEMDNNGTVKHFVEKPQGDGMWINGGFFVLDSGIFKYLEGDVEDVQWENKPLKEIANDGQLAAFKHSGFWKPMDALRDRIELEQLWSSGEAKWKIW; translated from the coding sequence ATGAAGGTAGTAATACTAGCAGGTGGTTTAGGTACCCGATTAATGGAAGAAACCGAAGCTCGCCCAAAACCGATGGTTGAAATTGGTGGAAAGCCAATTCTGTGGCATATCATGAAGATATACGAGGCTTATGGTTATAACGATTTCGTATTGTGCCTGGGCTACAAAGCACAAAGTATTAAAGAATATTTCTTAAATTACTACCTGTACAATTCGGATGTTTCTATTGATATTGAAAAAAACAAGGTTGATGTACATTTTTCTAATTCTGAATCTTTTAAAGTTACCTTGGTTGATACTGGATTAACGACGAATACTGCTGGTAGGATTAAAAAAATTCAAAAATATGTTGACGGTGAAACCTTTATGTTAACCTATGGTGATGGTGTTGCTGATATTAACATTAACGCACTGGTGGAATTTCACAATAGTCATGATAAATTGGCTACTTTAACGAGTATTCAGACTCCTGGACGTTTTGGCAACATTGAAATGGATAATAATGGAACCGTTAAACATTTCGTAGAAAAACCTCAGGGTGATGGCATGTGGATTAATGGTGGATTCTTTGTTCTTGATTCTGGGATTTTTAAATATTTAGAAGGAGATGTTGAAGATGTGCAGTGGGAAAATAAACCGCTAAAAGAAATTGCCAATGATGGTCAATTAGCTGCTTTTAAGCATTCGGGCTTCTGGAAACCAATGGATGCCCTGAGAGACAGAATTGAATTGGAACAACTTTGGAGCAGTGGTGAAGCTAAATGGAAAATTTGGTAG
- the rfbG gene encoding CDP-glucose 4,6-dehydratase, giving the protein MSFQNIYQGKKVLITGHTGFKGSWMAIWLKELGADVYGYALPPYSEMDNFVTSKLADHVHHLEGDVRDGAKLKQYFQDVQPDFAFHLAAQPLVILSYKDPVGTFDTNLMGTVNFWEAVRATPSVKAAVNVTTDKCYDNKEWVWGYRENDPMGGKDPYSASKGCSELITNAYLESFFKAEGTCNIASARAGNVIGGGDWAADRIIPDYFRAVKEGKKLEIRNPFATRPWQHVLEPLSGYLNLGAELWLKGKDFSGGWNFGPEDNTNYSVKELIDEMLTLDGRGGYIIPEQTQKMHEAILLKLDISKAANFLKWKPALGFKETVDFTLTGYLDDLSEDGNMFNLRSKQIELYTKVALNKAINWAL; this is encoded by the coding sequence ATGAGTTTTCAAAATATATATCAAGGTAAAAAGGTATTAATTACCGGACATACAGGTTTTAAAGGGTCTTGGATGGCGATCTGGTTGAAGGAATTGGGTGCCGATGTATATGGTTATGCTTTACCGCCATATTCTGAAATGGACAATTTCGTAACCAGTAAACTTGCAGATCATGTACATCATCTTGAAGGTGATGTGCGTGATGGGGCTAAATTGAAACAATATTTTCAAGATGTACAACCTGACTTTGCATTTCATTTAGCCGCGCAGCCGCTTGTAATTTTATCATATAAAGATCCCGTTGGAACCTTTGATACCAATTTAATGGGAACGGTTAATTTTTGGGAAGCTGTAAGGGCAACTCCATCTGTTAAGGCGGCTGTTAATGTAACCACAGATAAATGCTACGATAACAAGGAATGGGTGTGGGGCTACAGGGAAAATGATCCTATGGGCGGAAAGGACCCTTACAGCGCATCTAAAGGATGTTCTGAATTGATTACGAACGCTTATCTTGAATCTTTTTTTAAGGCCGAAGGTACCTGTAATATCGCTTCTGCTCGAGCAGGGAATGTAATTGGCGGAGGGGACTGGGCTGCCGATCGTATTATTCCTGATTATTTTAGGGCAGTCAAAGAAGGAAAAAAGTTAGAAATCAGAAATCCTTTCGCTACCCGCCCATGGCAACATGTTTTAGAGCCGTTAAGCGGATATCTAAATCTTGGAGCAGAACTTTGGTTAAAGGGTAAAGACTTTAGCGGCGGTTGGAACTTTGGGCCAGAAGACAATACTAATTATTCTGTAAAAGAGTTGATTGATGAAATGCTTACGCTTGATGGCCGTGGAGGATACATCATTCCTGAGCAGACTCAAAAAATGCACGAGGCTATTTTATTAAAGTTAGATATCTCGAAGGCCGCTAATTTTCTAAAGTGGAAACCTGCATTAGGTTTTAAAGAAACTGTAGATTTCACACTTACTGGTTATTTAGACGATCTTAGCGAAGACGGAAACATGTTTAACCTGCGATCGAAACAAATTGAACTTTACACTAAAGTAGCTTTAAATAAAGCGATAAACTGGGCATTATAA